One genomic window of Punica granatum isolate Tunisia-2019 chromosome 1, ASM765513v2, whole genome shotgun sequence includes the following:
- the LOC116191082 gene encoding transcription factor bHLH96: MALEAVVYPQQDPFIYCPNYAANTFLRPEYGAYNPFGLVLDQEEADPCDDKGAIYGNNNSGAGSNCWDVHPNTSSPDTVVGAADAVVGRYQEQQPAAAGSGRRKRRRVKSTKNREEIENQRMTHIAVERNRRKQMNEYLAVLRSLMPPSYSQRGDQASIIGGAINFVKELEQLLQSMEAQKITNDSHNNNNLIAPQQPFSDFFSFPQYSTRAAAGEAGATTDVAADIEVTMVESHANLKIQSRRRPKQLLRLVAGLQALRLSVLHLNVTSSDEMVLYSVSVKVEEGSHLTTVDEIAAAVNQMFQRIEEEAAFS, encoded by the exons CCCACAACAAGACCCATTCATCTACTGCCCCAACTACGCCGCCAACACCTTCCTCAGGCCGGAGTATGGCGCTTACAACCCTTTTGGCCTTGTGTTGGATCAGGAGGAGGCCGACCCCTGTGATGACAAGGGCGCCATTTACGGCAACAACAACAGCGGCGCCGGCAGCAACTGCTGGGATGTCCACCCCAACACCTCATCCCCCGACACAGTCGTTGGTGCGGCAGATGCTGTGGTTGGCAGATATCAAGAGCAGCAGCCCGCAGCGGCTGGCAgcgggaggaggaagagacgGCGCGTGAAGAGCACGAAGAACCGGGAGGAGATAGAGAACCAGAGGATGACCCACATCGCCGTGGAGCGGAACCGCCGGAAGCAGATGAATGAGTACTTGGCGGTCCTTCGGTCGCTCATGCCACCGTCTTACAGCCAAAGG gGCGACCAAGCATCAATCATTGGAGGGGCAATCAACTTCGTGAAGGAGCTGGAGCAGCTCCTACAATCAATGGAGGCCCAGAAGATCACAAACGATAGCCATAACAACAACAACCTCATTGCCCCTCAGCAGCCGTTCTCGGACTTCTTCAGCTTCCCACAGTATTCTACCCGGGCAGCTGCAGGTGAAGCCGGTGCAACCACAGATGTGGCGGCAGACATAGAGGTGACGATGGTAGAGAGCCACGCGAACCTCAAGATCCAATCCAGGAGGCGACCTAAACAGCTCCTCAGGCTCGTGGCTGGGCTGCAGGCCCTCCGACTCAGTGTTCTCCACCTCAATGTCACGAGCTCGGATGAAATGGTCCTATACTCGGTCAGCGTCAAG GTTGAGGAAGGAAGCCACTTAACTACTGTGGATGAAATCGCAGCTGCAGTGAACCAAATGTTCCAGAGAATTGAAGAGGAAGCTGCTTTCAGCTAA